Proteins from a genomic interval of Bradyrhizobium sp. G127:
- a CDS encoding class I SAM-dependent methyltransferase, which translates to MSLLTGLIKHLTRPCSLKLFIPASWNLMSDRPSSNIDPAVAAGFGHEWSTFRQGEDSFSTEDRRAIFESYFHIFPWDCLPANSVGMDVGCGSGRWSVMVAPRVGHLHLLDASPDALNVARANLAATQNVTFHHASVGELPLPDGSLDFAFSLGVLHHVPDTQAAIREISTKLKPGAPFLIYLYYALDNRPAWYRALWKFSNVFRVVISKLPEKPRLWISQIIAVFVYWPLARLAALVERLGFSAAALPLESYKHRAFYVMRTDAYDRFCTRLEQRFTRGQIRDMLTAAEFQDIHFSDCVPYWCAVGIKR; encoded by the coding sequence CCAGCCTCGTGGAATCTCATGTCCGACCGTCCGTCCAGCAATATCGATCCTGCGGTCGCTGCGGGATTCGGTCACGAATGGTCGACCTTCCGTCAGGGAGAGGATAGTTTTTCCACGGAAGACCGAAGGGCTATTTTCGAGTCCTATTTTCATATTTTCCCATGGGACTGTTTGCCGGCTAACTCCGTCGGAATGGATGTCGGATGCGGCAGCGGCCGCTGGTCGGTGATGGTGGCGCCCCGCGTCGGCCATCTTCATCTGCTTGACGCCAGCCCCGATGCGTTGAACGTCGCGCGCGCGAATCTGGCGGCAACGCAAAATGTGACCTTTCATCATGCCAGCGTTGGGGAACTTCCCCTGCCAGATGGATCGCTTGATTTCGCGTTTTCGCTCGGGGTGCTGCATCATGTCCCCGATACGCAGGCCGCAATCCGCGAAATATCAACCAAGCTTAAGCCGGGCGCGCCATTCCTGATCTATCTCTATTATGCGCTAGATAACCGACCAGCCTGGTATCGCGCGCTGTGGAAGTTCAGCAATGTTTTCCGCGTCGTGATCTCGAAGCTCCCGGAAAAGCCGCGCCTGTGGATCAGCCAGATCATCGCTGTGTTCGTATACTGGCCACTGGCTCGCTTGGCGGCTCTTGTCGAACGGCTGGGATTTTCCGCTGCTGCCCTGCCGCTGGAGTCCTACAAGCATCGCGCCTTTTATGTCATGCGAACGGATGCCTATGACCGGTTTTGCACCCGCCTCGAACAGCGCTTCACGCGCGGGCAAATCCGGGACATGCTGACCGCCGCTGAGTTTCAGGACATTCATTTCTCAGATTGCGTACCCTACTGGTGCGCGGTCGGCATTAAGCGCTGA
- a CDS encoding glycosyltransferase family 4 protein — translation MNSLLIITTSLVACVICAILVVLLRPLLQRYALARPNARSSHSVPTPQGGGVAVVAATIVSVILSAYFFGAVSDPALLTVFAAAILLAGVGAYDDLRTMPVLPRLLLQAVAVGIVVATLPEDFRLVSMLPVWIERALFLIGGLWFVNLVNFMDGLDWMTVAEVVPVTAALALFGFYGQLPVGPTLVALALCGAMVGFAPFNRPVAKLFLGDVGSLPIGVLLGWCLLQLAESGHLVAALLLPLYYLADATITLLNRLMKGETVWVAHRSHFYQQATGNGFSVMQVVGEVFILNVFLAMLAAASIWLKSPYVEGMTLAVGIGAVALVLSRFSRPREPLR, via the coding sequence ATGAATTCATTGCTCATCATCACGACTTCACTTGTCGCTTGCGTCATTTGCGCGATTCTTGTCGTGCTGCTTCGTCCTCTTCTCCAGCGCTATGCGCTGGCGCGACCGAACGCACGCTCGTCGCACAGCGTGCCGACGCCGCAGGGCGGCGGTGTGGCCGTGGTCGCTGCAACCATCGTGTCGGTGATTCTATCGGCATACTTTTTCGGCGCAGTGTCCGATCCGGCTCTGCTGACGGTCTTTGCCGCAGCGATCCTGCTCGCAGGCGTCGGCGCCTATGACGACCTGCGCACGATGCCTGTCCTGCCGCGTCTTCTGCTGCAAGCGGTCGCAGTCGGCATCGTTGTGGCGACCCTGCCGGAGGACTTCCGGCTCGTTTCGATGTTGCCGGTGTGGATCGAACGCGCCTTGTTCCTGATTGGCGGACTGTGGTTTGTCAATCTTGTCAACTTCATGGACGGCCTCGACTGGATGACGGTCGCGGAAGTCGTTCCCGTAACGGCGGCGCTGGCGCTGTTCGGCTTTTATGGGCAGCTACCTGTGGGCCCGACGCTGGTGGCGCTCGCACTCTGCGGCGCAATGGTAGGTTTCGCACCGTTCAACAGACCCGTGGCAAAACTGTTTCTCGGCGATGTCGGCAGCCTCCCGATAGGCGTGCTGCTGGGATGGTGCTTGCTGCAGCTTGCCGAAAGCGGACATCTGGTCGCGGCGCTGCTTTTGCCGCTCTACTATCTCGCCGATGCGACGATCACGCTTCTGAACCGCCTGATGAAGGGTGAAACGGTCTGGGTCGCCCATCGCTCCCATTTCTATCAGCAGGCGACCGGTAATGGCTTCAGCGTGATGCAGGTCGTCGGCGAGGTTTTCATTCTGAATGTCTTTCTCGCCATGCTCGCCGCGGCCTCGATCTGGTTGAAATCACCGTATGTTGAAGGAATGACGCTGGCGGTCGGCATCGGCGCCGTCGCGCTCGTGCTCAGCCGATTTTCCCGGCCGCGTGAACCGCTGCGGTAG
- a CDS encoding SDR family NAD(P)-dependent oxidoreductase, with product MAGISRIRFPGLTWRNLLIIIHDALATVFAVVASFYLRFEGSGLIERLPLLLRILPYFVIFSVIVCYVFKLTTTKWRFISLPDFFNIVKASSVLALMLLVLDYIFIAPNVYGTFFFGKTTIIIYWFLQNFALGGLRVAYRYFRYTRTLNQARGLDAAPTLLVGRAADAEVLLRGIESGAVKRTWPIGVLSPSVSDRGQSIRGIPVLGGIDDLADVVDDFSRRERPIERLVMMPSAFEADASPESVLTRARKLGLTVSRLPSLEGSGETPRLAPVAVEDLLLRPSVKIDYQRLETFVRGKSVVVTGGGGSIGSEICDRVVTFGASRLLIVENAEPALHAVMENLTAKFPTAVIEGRIADIRDRARIMHLLAEFKPNIVFHAAALKHVPILERDWGEGVKTNIFGTVNVADAAVSAGAEAMVMISTDKAIEPVSMLGLTKRFAEMYCQALDRELLSRANGKPPMRLISVRFGNVLASNGSVVPKFKAQIEAGGPVTVTHPDMVRYFMTIREACDLVVTAATHALGPVRPDVSVYVLNMGQPVKIVDLAERIIRLSGLQPGYDIEIVFTGVRPGERLNEILFAHEEPTTEIGIAGIVAARPNEPPLDTLERWLSTLDKAVSGEQRSVIVGVLKDAIPEFKSGAA from the coding sequence ATGGCTGGTATATCCCGGATCAGATTTCCTGGCCTCACATGGCGAAATCTGCTGATCATTATCCATGATGCGCTAGCCACGGTTTTCGCCGTGGTCGCCAGTTTTTATCTTCGGTTCGAGGGCAGCGGCCTGATTGAGCGTCTGCCGTTGCTGCTACGCATTCTGCCGTACTTCGTCATTTTCAGTGTGATCGTCTGCTACGTCTTCAAGCTGACGACCACCAAATGGCGCTTCATCTCGTTGCCGGATTTCTTCAACATCGTGAAGGCATCATCGGTGTTGGCGCTGATGCTGCTGGTGCTGGATTACATTTTCATCGCCCCGAACGTCTACGGCACGTTCTTCTTCGGCAAAACGACAATCATCATCTACTGGTTCCTGCAGAACTTCGCTCTCGGCGGTCTGCGCGTGGCCTATCGCTATTTCCGCTACACCCGCACACTCAATCAGGCGCGCGGTCTTGACGCTGCGCCGACGCTGCTGGTCGGCCGGGCTGCCGATGCAGAGGTGCTGCTGCGCGGCATCGAAAGCGGTGCGGTCAAGCGGACATGGCCGATCGGCGTGTTGTCACCATCTGTATCCGATCGCGGGCAATCGATCCGCGGCATTCCGGTGCTGGGTGGGATCGACGATCTCGCCGACGTGGTCGATGACTTTTCGCGGCGGGAGCGGCCGATCGAGCGGCTTGTCATGATGCCTTCGGCGTTCGAGGCCGATGCATCGCCTGAATCGGTGCTGACGCGGGCCCGAAAGCTCGGACTGACGGTGAGTCGTCTGCCGTCGCTGGAAGGCAGCGGTGAAACCCCGCGGCTGGCTCCGGTGGCAGTCGAAGATCTGCTGCTGCGACCGAGCGTCAAGATCGACTATCAGCGTCTCGAGACGTTTGTGAGAGGCAAGTCCGTCGTCGTCACCGGTGGCGGTGGATCGATCGGGTCCGAGATCTGCGACCGCGTGGTGACGTTCGGTGCATCGCGTCTGCTGATCGTAGAGAATGCCGAACCGGCGCTGCACGCGGTGATGGAAAATCTGACGGCAAAGTTTCCAACGGCGGTGATTGAGGGACGCATCGCCGATATTCGCGACCGCGCGCGCATCATGCACTTGTTGGCGGAGTTCAAGCCGAACATCGTTTTTCATGCCGCCGCGCTGAAGCATGTTCCGATTCTCGAGCGAGACTGGGGCGAGGGGGTCAAGACCAATATCTTCGGCACGGTCAACGTGGCCGATGCCGCCGTAAGCGCCGGCGCGGAAGCGATGGTGATGATCTCCACCGACAAGGCGATCGAGCCGGTGTCGATGCTGGGACTGACAAAGCGTTTTGCAGAAATGTATTGCCAGGCGCTCGACCGGGAGTTGCTGAGCCGGGCGAACGGCAAGCCCCCGATGCGGTTGATCTCCGTTCGTTTCGGTAATGTGCTGGCCTCGAACGGATCGGTGGTGCCGAAGTTCAAGGCGCAGATCGAAGCGGGTGGACCGGTGACCGTGACGCATCCGGATATGGTCCGCTATTTCATGACCATTCGCGAAGCGTGCGATCTCGTGGTGACTGCGGCAACCCACGCGCTCGGTCCCGTCCGCCCCGATGTGTCCGTCTACGTGCTGAACATGGGGCAGCCGGTCAAGATCGTTGATCTTGCCGAGCGCATCATTCGGCTGTCCGGCCTGCAACCGGGCTATGACATCGAGATTGTGTTTACCGGTGTTCGCCCTGGAGAGCGTCTCAACGAAATCCTGTTCGCCCACGAAGAGCCGACCACGGAAATCGGCATCGCGGGCATTGTCGCCGCGCGTCCGAATGAACCGCCGCTCGATACGCTGGAACGATGGCTGTCCACGCTGGACAAGGCCGTCAGCGGCGAACAGCGCAGCGTCATTGTGGGTGTGTTGAAGGACGCCATTCCCGAATTCAAGAGCGGCGCGGCGTAA
- a CDS encoding O-antigen ligase family protein has translation MTVNASDIGARGSPSIWRNTAAWIKAADIAVVLLAISLPWSTSLVAIFAVVWLLLLIPTAELRDFTETLKRPACVLPVLLFALAVVGTLWATDIPWAARLQGINPVAKLLAIPILIRHFEKSGRGLWVGVGFLASCTVVMLASWLMFVDRRFVFDATRSLGVPVKNYIAQSQEFALCAFAAFGTAVYLLKTGRKPTAALLAILGVGFLANMVFVASSRTVFVCIPVLFVIFAVMHFSSRGVVLVMAAAIVLGAIGWISSPYLQMRTTMIFTEYQIYRDTNAITSVGERLEFWRKSIKFVEEAPLVGHGTGSTKTLFAQDAVGQTGASAQIIGNPHNQTLNVAVQWGIIGCLVLYAMWFLHLKMFTGSGLAAWIGLVAVVENFVSSLLNSHLFDFTEGWIYVLAVGIAGGMVARARPVSAVTEASPRITAPAVAPAGRA, from the coding sequence ATGACTGTGAATGCGTCCGACATTGGCGCTCGGGGTTCGCCTTCGATCTGGCGCAACACGGCGGCATGGATCAAGGCGGCGGACATCGCGGTGGTTCTTCTGGCCATCTCGCTGCCGTGGTCAACCTCGCTTGTGGCAATCTTCGCGGTGGTCTGGCTGCTGTTGCTGATCCCGACCGCTGAACTGCGGGACTTTACCGAAACCCTGAAACGTCCCGCCTGTGTATTGCCCGTTTTGCTTTTTGCGCTGGCTGTCGTCGGTACGTTATGGGCGACGGATATTCCGTGGGCCGCTCGGCTGCAGGGCATCAATCCAGTCGCCAAGCTGCTGGCGATCCCGATCCTGATCCGTCATTTTGAAAAGTCGGGACGCGGGCTGTGGGTCGGTGTCGGATTTCTTGCGTCATGCACGGTGGTCATGCTGGCGTCATGGCTGATGTTCGTCGATCGCCGGTTTGTTTTTGATGCGACACGTTCTCTCGGGGTTCCGGTCAAGAACTACATCGCGCAGAGTCAGGAGTTCGCGCTTTGCGCCTTCGCCGCCTTCGGGACAGCCGTCTATCTGCTGAAAACGGGGAGAAAGCCAACCGCTGCGTTGCTGGCGATCCTCGGCGTCGGCTTTCTCGCCAATATGGTGTTCGTAGCAAGCTCACGAACTGTGTTCGTCTGCATTCCGGTACTGTTCGTTATTTTCGCCGTCATGCATTTCAGCAGCCGCGGAGTCGTGCTCGTGATGGCCGCTGCGATTGTCCTGGGTGCGATTGGCTGGATTTCATCGCCCTATCTGCAAATGCGGACGACCATGATCTTCACCGAGTATCAGATTTATCGCGACACCAACGCCATAACCTCGGTGGGCGAGCGGCTGGAATTCTGGCGCAAGTCGATCAAGTTCGTGGAGGAAGCGCCGCTCGTCGGTCACGGAACGGGATCGACCAAAACCCTGTTCGCGCAGGATGCAGTCGGGCAGACCGGCGCGTCCGCCCAGATCATCGGCAATCCGCATAACCAGACGCTCAACGTGGCGGTGCAGTGGGGCATCATCGGTTGCCTCGTGCTGTATGCGATGTGGTTTTTGCACCTGAAGATGTTTACGGGCTCCGGACTGGCTGCGTGGATCGGACTGGTCGCGGTGGTCGAGAATTTCGTCAGTTCATTGCTCAATTCGCATTTGTTCGATTTCACCGAGGGCTGGATCTACGTGCTGGCTGTCGGTATCGCCGGTGGCATGGTCGCGCGCGCTCGTCCGGTTTCCGCGGTGACTGAGGCCAGTCCGCGAATAACCGCGCCGGCGGTGGCGCCTGCAGGGCGGGCGTAG
- the rfaE1 gene encoding D-glycero-beta-D-manno-heptose-7-phosphate kinase: MFDFDALSQAIVRQTVLCVGDLMLDEFVYGEVSRISPEAPAPVIAARRSEINVGGAGNVARNIASLGAKCIFVGLVGDDTAGETLKAELAKEKLIEAVLVIDPSRPTTRKVRFVSEHFSTHMLRADWELSAPASEETERRLIDAVIAALPRADIVLLSDYAKGVLTARVIRNIIDAARKLGKRVIVDPKSANLAIYRGATLLTPNRKEFAEATRRRIQSDADIADASIEALRTADAEAVLVTQSEDGMTLAHRDGSLIHIPAQPAKVRDVSGAGDTVVAVLAVTLAAGTDWDTSLRCATAAAAVAVSKPGTATVSLAELRRNILPHASLAAEEKIASSAADLDARVAEWRRQGLRVGFTNGCFDILHPGHVRVVTQARAACDRLIVGLNSDMSVRRLKGPERPVQDERARAEVLAALEAVDLVVIFEQDTPLELITQIRPSVLVKGGDYTREQVVGHEVVAANGGEVVLVDILPGHSTTSLVKRARESRA; this comes from the coding sequence ATGTTTGACTTTGACGCGCTGTCGCAAGCGATTGTCCGCCAGACCGTGCTATGCGTCGGCGACCTGATGCTGGACGAATTCGTCTACGGTGAGGTCTCGCGCATTTCGCCGGAAGCGCCGGCACCGGTGATCGCCGCGCGGCGCAGCGAGATCAACGTCGGCGGTGCGGGCAACGTCGCGCGCAACATCGCCTCATTGGGCGCGAAGTGCATCTTCGTCGGCCTCGTCGGTGACGACACCGCGGGCGAAACGCTGAAGGCTGAACTCGCGAAAGAAAAACTCATCGAGGCGGTATTGGTCATCGATCCGTCGCGCCCGACCACGCGGAAGGTACGCTTCGTGTCGGAGCATTTCTCGACACATATGCTGCGCGCGGACTGGGAACTGTCGGCTCCGGCTTCGGAGGAGACCGAGCGCAGACTGATCGATGCCGTCATCGCCGCACTGCCACGCGCGGATATTGTTTTGCTGTCGGACTATGCCAAGGGCGTGCTGACCGCGCGGGTGATCCGCAACATCATTGATGCCGCGCGCAAGCTCGGCAAGCGGGTGATCGTCGATCCGAAAAGCGCCAACCTCGCGATCTATCGCGGCGCGACGCTGTTGACGCCCAACCGCAAGGAATTTGCCGAGGCGACGCGGCGGCGCATCCAGTCCGACGCAGACATTGCCGATGCGTCGATTGAGGCGCTGCGCACGGCGGATGCCGAGGCGGTGCTCGTCACCCAGAGCGAAGACGGCATGACGCTGGCGCATCGCGACGGCAGCCTGATCCATATTCCGGCGCAGCCGGCGAAGGTGCGCGACGTCTCCGGAGCGGGCGATACCGTGGTGGCGGTGCTGGCCGTGACGCTGGCTGCGGGAACGGACTGGGACACATCGTTGCGCTGCGCGACGGCTGCCGCCGCCGTGGCCGTCAGCAAGCCCGGCACGGCGACGGTTTCGCTGGCGGAACTGCGACGGAACATTTTGCCCCATGCGTCGCTCGCGGCGGAGGAGAAGATCGCCTCAAGCGCCGCCGATCTCGACGCGCGAGTCGCCGAATGGCGCCGCCAAGGGCTGCGCGTCGGCTTTACCAACGGCTGTTTCGACATTCTGCATCCGGGCCATGTCCGCGTTGTCACCCAGGCGCGCGCCGCGTGCGATCGCCTGATCGTCGGCCTCAACAGCGATATGTCCGTGCGTCGCCTAAAGGGACCGGAGCGGCCGGTGCAGGACGAGCGCGCTCGCGCCGAAGTGCTTGCGGCGCTCGAAGCGGTCGATCTCGTCGTTATCTTCGAACAGGACACGCCGCTCGAACTGATCACACAGATCAGGCCCAGCGTGCTGGTGAAGGGCGGCGACTACACCCGCGAGCAGGTGGTTGGGCACGAGGTTGTCGCGGCCAATGGCGGCGAGGTCGTGCTGGTCGATATTCTGCCGGGCCACAGCACCACGTCTCTGGTCAAGCGTGCGCGCGAGAGCAGGGCATGA
- the rfaD gene encoding ADP-glyceromanno-heptose 6-epimerase, with protein MLLVTGGAGFIGSNVVAALNDAGRADVAVCDFLGHDGKWRNLAKRQLADIVPPAELTQWLSGRKLDAIVHMGAISETTATDGDLVIETNFRLSMRLLDWCTVNSVPFIYASSAATYGNGEQGFRDDASRDALKKLRPMNLYGWSKHLFDMAVAERLAQGEKMPPQWAGLKFFNVFGPNEYHKGAMMSVLARRFDDIRSGRVVQLFKSHRDGIADGDQRRDFIHVDDVVRVIMWLLATRSVNGIYNVGTGKARSFRDLILAAYGALGARPNIEYIDMPEQIRGSYQYFTQAEVDHLHGAGYNGGFTALEDAVGHYVRDFLDRPDRYR; from the coding sequence TGCGATTTTCTGGGGCATGACGGCAAGTGGCGCAATCTTGCCAAACGGCAACTCGCCGACATCGTTCCGCCCGCCGAACTGACGCAATGGCTGAGCGGCCGCAAGCTCGACGCCATCGTGCATATGGGCGCGATTTCCGAGACTACAGCGACCGACGGCGATCTTGTGATCGAAACCAATTTCCGCCTGTCGATGCGGCTGCTTGACTGGTGCACGGTGAATTCAGTTCCGTTCATCTATGCGTCGTCCGCCGCGACCTACGGTAACGGCGAGCAGGGATTTCGCGACGATGCCTCGCGCGACGCGCTGAAAAAGCTGCGGCCGATGAATCTGTACGGTTGGAGCAAGCATCTGTTCGATATGGCGGTGGCCGAGCGCCTTGCGCAGGGCGAAAAAATGCCGCCGCAGTGGGCCGGCCTCAAGTTCTTCAACGTGTTTGGCCCGAACGAATACCACAAGGGCGCGATGATGAGCGTGCTGGCGCGCCGGTTCGACGACATCCGCTCCGGCCGCGTGGTGCAGTTGTTCAAGTCGCATCGCGACGGCATCGCCGATGGCGACCAGCGGCGCGACTTCATCCATGTGGATGACGTGGTGCGCGTCATCATGTGGCTGCTGGCGACGCGCTCGGTGAATGGCATCTACAATGTCGGCACCGGCAAGGCGCGCAGCTTCCGCGACCTGATCCTCGCGGCCTACGGCGCGCTCGGTGCCAGGCCGAACATCGAATATATCGACATGCCGGAACAAATCCGCGGCAGTTATCAATACTTCACGCAGGCAGAGGTCGATCATCTGCATGGCGCAGGCTACAATGGCGGCTTCACGGCGCTGGAAGATGCCGTAGGCCACTATGTCAGGGATTTTCTCGACCGGCCCGATCGCTACCGCTGA